A single Argentina anserina chromosome 7, drPotAnse1.1, whole genome shotgun sequence DNA region contains:
- the LOC126801751 gene encoding TOM1-like protein 1 gives MSDNLMEKVSAFGERLKIEGSEVGRKMTAGLSSVSFKVKELFQGPNQGDKIVEEATSEALEDPDWALNLEICDMINTERVNSVELIRGIKKRIMLKNPRVQYLSLVLLETVVKNCEKAFSEIAAERVLDEMVKLIDDPQTVVNNRNKALVLIEAWGESTGELRYLPVFEETYKSLRSRGIRFPGRDNESLAPIFTPPRSVSASELDAGLSQQIPADIPVQSFTPEQSKEAFVVARNSIELLSTVFSSSPQQDALQDDLTTTLVYQCRQSQATVQRIIESAGENEALLFEALNVNDEIHKALSKYEELMKPSVAHQQPEPAMIPVAVEPDESPVHGKEDSLIRKPAASRGVPHAGINDDMMDDLDEMIFGKKGGSSSEGGQDPKKQLPPSKDDLISF, from the exons ATGAGTGACAATTTGATGGAGAAAGTGAGTGCTTTTGGTGAACGCCTCAAGATTGAAGGGAGTGAAGTCGGCCGAAAGATGACTGCCGGCTTGAGCTCAGTGAGTTTCAAGGTGAAGGAGCTTTTCCAAGGTCCAAACCAAGGAGATAAGATCGTTGAGGAGGCTACGTCTGAGGCACTAGAGGACCCTGACTGGGCGTTGAATCTTGAGATTTGCGACATGATCAATACTGAAAGAGTTAACAGTGTTGAATTAATCCGTGGGATAAAAAAACGGATTATGTTGAAGAATCCCAGGGTTCAGTACCTTTCTTTGGTGCTGCTTGAAACAGTTGTTAAGAATTGTGAGAAGGCTTTCTCTGAGATAGCAGCTGAGAGAGTTCTTGATGAGATGGTGAAGCTGATTGATGACCCTCAGACTGTTGTTAATAACCGCAACAAGGCTTTGGTGCTGATTGAAGCATGGGGAGAATCAACTGGGGAGCTCCGCTATCTGCCTGTTTTTGAGGAAACATACAAG AGTTTAAGATCACGGGGTATTCGGTTCCCTGGTCGTGACAATGAGAGTTTGGCACCTATATTCACTCCCCCTCGATCAGTTTCAGCTTCAGAGTTGGATGCTGGTCTTTCCCAGCAGATTCCAGCTGATATTCCAGTGCAAAGCTTTACGCCTGAACAATCAAAGGAAGCATTTGTCGTTGCAAGAAACAGTATTGAGCTTCTTAGTActgttttctcttcttcaccCCAACAAGATGCTTTACAG GATGACTTGACAACCACACTAGTGTACCAGTGCCGTCAGTCTCAAGCCACTGTGCAGCGGATCATAGAGTCAGCTGGAGAGAATGAGGCCTTACTGTTTGAAGCGTTAAATGTGAATGATGAGATCCATAAAGCTCTGTCCAAGTATGAAGAACTGATGAAGCCGTCCGTTGCTCACCAGCAGCCAGAACCAGCCATGATACCTGTTGCTGTTGAGCCTGATGAATCACCAGTTCACGGCAAAGAGGATTCCTTGATCAGAAAACCAGCTGCCTCTCGGGGTGTCCCTCATGCAGGGATCAACGATGACATGATGGATGATCTTGATGAGATGATATTTGGCAAGAAAGGTGGGAGCTCCTCAGAAGGAGGGCAAGATCCAAAGAAACAGCTGCCACCGTCAAAGGATGACCTGATCAGCTTTTGA